The nucleotide sequence CCCCCTGCGAACCGGGGCATTTACAAATCATCGGAACTGGGTGCTCTTTACAACCGGCGCGTTGGAAAACTCCGCTCTCTGCCTGCTCGACGCCGCGGCTCCTCAACCCGCGATCATCAGGTTGCCGATTTCCGTATCGGATGGGCTTTCACTGGTCACGCCAGACGCCTTCGCAACGGCTGGAGGAAAGCGATATGCCTTTGTGTTTCAGAATCGAAAAGAAGGTGCCGTCCAAGAGAAGCTGACAATTGTTGATCTCGATCCGAATGGAGACCGGGACTTTGCCGATGCGGCGATCTCGAAAACGATTGACGTCGGTCCCAGCCGTGTAGAAGGACACTACGGACATCACACGATCAGTGTGGACGATGATGCGAAGTTTGGACTGATCTCGAATCCCGGGAGCGGTGAAGTGTGGCTCCTGTCGCTGGCTGAACTGAAGATCGTCGGCAAATACAAAGTGGGGGGGATGCCAACCAAGTTGATCGTTGTCGGCGGAGAAGAGAGCAAGCACTGAGGGGGCTTTCCGCTCGCTCTAAAGAAGCAGGCTGGGAGAGGGACGAGCAATCCAGCAACGGAAGTTCCGCTCAAAGTAAAGCGGTGCTACGCATTTCAGCTCACAGCCTGCTGGCCCCGTGCACAGGCTCCGATGCCGCCCCGACAGCACCGGGGAACTCGCATTACTCAAGGGCCTGCGCCGGCTGCTTCAACAGCTGTCAGCACCTCCTGCAAGCAGAGTGTCAGAATTCGGACTCTCTCTATTTTTACGAATTGGCACTCAATTCCTGCCTATCCACTTTGTGAACGTGAAACGAAACCAATGCTGTGGACGATTGCCAGAAAGGAACTGAGCGAACTCGGGCGCGATCGCTCCGTCGTGGCTGTACTGGCGACCTACGTGATGATGTTGTTTATCAGCTGTCTGGTGTCTCAATGGATCTGGGCAGAACGAGCCTCTGCCCAGGCGTGGCGGCAGCACGCGGCGCGCGAGGACTGGCTCAACCAGCCGACGCAAAGTCCTCACCAGGCCACGCATCGTGGGACCGTTGTCTATCAACGCCCCTCTCCCTTGGCGGGGGTCGATTCCGGAGTCGCCCCCGAACTGGGAACAGAAATTCGGCTGGAAGCTCATCAGCGCCACGAGACGGTCAATGCGGCGAGAGAGAACCACGTCAGAATGCTGCGGCTCGATTTTATCACTCCTGCCTTGTTGCTGCAGGCGATATTGCCTCTGGTGATCATTCTGATCAGCCACGGTCTCATGTCGCGCGAGCATGAGCAAGGGACCTGGGGGCTTCTCGCCAGCGTCGGCCTGACCTGGCGGAAGGCCGTGTTTGGCAAATGGTTGGCCGTGTATTGCGTCGCGGTTGGACTGAGTGTTCCCGTCCTGCTGACGTTAATTTTAACGGTAATCTGGCCTCTGCGAGGAATCGAGATGTCTTCACAGGTGCTTGCAGTTCGTGCGGCAGCTCTCTACGGATCGAACCTGCTCTACCTGGCAGGTTGGTGCGCGGTCGGCACGGCATTATCGGCTCGCTTCTCTGCAGGGACATCGTTCGTGTTGTTGATCTCGTGCTGGGCAATCTGGACGCTCATCCTGCCACGTCTGGCAGTCGACCTGGCTGATTCGCGTTTTCCACTTCCCGACGAACGGAGCCTGCGTGATTCCCGTGCTACGGCAGTGCGGCAGGGGTCCGACGGCCGTCATTCCCTGCAGGAATTCCATGCGGCTCTCGAGCAGGACCTGCTTCAGAAATACGGCCTAGCGAAGTTGACGGACTTACCG is from Schlesneria sp. DSM 10557 and encodes:
- a CDS encoding DUF3526 domain-containing protein: MLWTIARKELSELGRDRSVVAVLATYVMMLFISCLVSQWIWAERASAQAWRQHAAREDWLNQPTQSPHQATHRGTVVYQRPSPLAGVDSGVAPELGTEIRLEAHQRHETVNAARENHVRMLRLDFITPALLLQAILPLVIILISHGLMSREHEQGTWGLLASVGLTWRKAVFGKWLAVYCVAVGLSVPVLLTLILTVIWPLRGIEMSSQVLAVRAAALYGSNLLYLAGWCAVGTALSARFSAGTSFVLLISCWAIWTLILPRLAVDLADSRFPLPDERSLRDSRATAVRQGSDGRHSLQEFHAALEQDLLQKYGLAKLTDLPIDLRAARLLAGEKFTNALDDQAERQISEIFQQQYRVVEDLVWFSPYLSIRSISSALAGTDRGHHDTFINAAEQYRRAFVESMNTAEMERQFPGTDAAAARAFWNQVPEFQQHFPSATTVLSAHRRSLAGLFFWCLALAMLALLLPRGGLS